The Desulfovibrio legallii genome window below encodes:
- a CDS encoding M24 family metallopeptidase yields MKQTYAARRENLRRAMRARGLDALLVSHAANRYYLSGFELHDPQCNESAGRLVITADGRDWLATDARYADAAARLWDAESIFIYGGDGVEDLYALLRRCGGRVGLEASSVSLAFVRALSQTGPGLCLEAADGLVEDLRLIKDADEIAALEKSFALNHKMLHWVAGELTPGRSESDLSWAIERFFRENGASELAFANIVAVGKNAALPHAVPGTDQITENCPVLIDVGCRVDAYCSDQTRTFWVGEAPTPDFSRTLELTRAAQEAALKAMRPGLPLAEAYALARNVFVQAGVAQAFTHGLGHGVGLETHEAPSLSPRANGVLKPGMTVTVEPGLYYPQWGGVRWEYTVLVEEDGVRIL; encoded by the coding sequence ATGAAGCAGACCTACGCCGCCCGGCGCGAAAACCTGCGCCGGGCCATGCGGGCCCGCGGCCTGGACGCCCTGTTGGTGAGCCACGCCGCCAACCGCTACTATCTTTCGGGTTTTGAGCTGCACGACCCCCAGTGCAATGAAAGCGCCGGCCGTCTGGTCATCACCGCCGACGGACGGGACTGGCTGGCCACCGACGCCCGTTATGCCGACGCCGCCGCCCGGCTCTGGGACGCGGAAAGCATCTTCATTTACGGTGGCGACGGCGTGGAGGATCTCTACGCCCTGTTGCGCCGCTGCGGCGGCCGCGTCGGGCTGGAGGCCAGCAGCGTAAGCCTGGCCTTTGTCCGCGCCCTGAGCCAGACCGGTCCGGGCCTCTGCCTGGAGGCCGCCGACGGCTTGGTGGAAGACCTGCGCCTGATTAAAGACGCCGACGAAATCGCCGCCCTGGAAAAATCTTTTGCCCTCAATCACAAAATGCTGCACTGGGTGGCGGGCGAACTGACCCCAGGCCGCAGCGAAAGCGATCTGAGCTGGGCCATTGAGCGCTTTTTTCGCGAAAACGGCGCTTCGGAGCTGGCTTTCGCCAATATCGTGGCCGTGGGCAAAAACGCGGCTCTGCCCCATGCCGTGCCCGGCACGGACCAGATTACGGAAAACTGCCCGGTGCTCATCGACGTGGGCTGCCGGGTGGACGCCTACTGCTCGGACCAGACCCGCACCTTCTGGGTGGGTGAAGCCCCCACGCCGGACTTCAGCCGCACTCTGGAGCTGACCCGCGCCGCGCAGGAGGCCGCCCTCAAAGCCATGCGCCCCGGCCTGCCCCTGGCCGAAGCCTACGCCCTGGCCCGCAACGTATTTGTGCAGGCGGGCGTGGCCCAGGCCTTCACCCACGGGCTTGGGCACGGGGTGGGCCTGGAAACCCACGAGGCCCCCAGCCTTTCCCCCAGGGCCAACGGCGTGCTCAAACCGGGCATGACCGTGACCGTGGAGCCGGGCCTCTACTACCCCCAGTGGGGCGGCGTGCGCTGGGAATACACGGTCCTGGTGGAAGAGGACGGGGTCAGGATCTTATAA
- a CDS encoding NCS2 family permease — protein MSLLETIFRPAAKGSTVRRELLAGLTSFMAMCYLIFVVPNMLADAGMPRDGAVAATIWVTVIATLIMGLWARFPVGVAPGLGITAFFAYYVCGPAGYTWQTGLGAVFISGVVFLLLTVTRVRQMIIDAVPMDLKYAIVVGIGAFIAFIGMKSCGIVVNSPSTFVTLGNLAQPATLLSVAGIFLIGGLLALNVPGAMIIGILVVTLAGIALGVTQLPEGQVFSFSLPLPTETFLQMDLKGALHHGLISIIFTLTMVDLFDNMGVLIGLAQKAGFVREDGHIENLDRALITDSVATMTSAVMGATTATSYLESAAGVAEGGRTGLTAVTIAALFFLALFFTPLVGLVPAYATAPVLIIVGALMMQEVGRIRFDDFTVALPAFLTILSMPLTFNIATGFGFGFVSWVGVKLLAGRFKDVNLVMLIIALCFVINFALRLG, from the coding sequence ATGAGCCTTCTGGAAACCATTTTCCGGCCAGCGGCCAAGGGCAGCACAGTACGGCGGGAGCTGCTGGCAGGGCTGACCAGCTTTATGGCCATGTGCTACCTCATTTTTGTGGTGCCCAACATGCTGGCCGACGCGGGCATGCCCAGAGATGGGGCCGTGGCCGCCACCATCTGGGTGACCGTTATTGCCACGCTGATCATGGGCCTGTGGGCGCGCTTTCCTGTGGGGGTGGCGCCGGGTCTGGGCATTACCGCCTTTTTTGCCTACTACGTCTGCGGCCCGGCGGGCTACACCTGGCAGACGGGCCTGGGCGCGGTATTCATTTCCGGCGTGGTCTTTCTGCTTCTGACCGTGACCCGCGTGCGTCAGATGATCATTGACGCCGTGCCCATGGATCTCAAATACGCCATTGTGGTCGGCATCGGAGCCTTTATCGCCTTTATCGGCATGAAGAGCTGCGGCATCGTGGTGAACAGCCCCTCCACCTTTGTGACCCTGGGCAATCTGGCCCAGCCCGCCACGCTGCTCTCGGTAGCAGGGATATTCCTTATCGGCGGGCTACTGGCGCTCAACGTGCCCGGCGCCATGATCATCGGCATTCTGGTTGTGACCCTTGCGGGCATTGCCCTGGGTGTGACCCAACTGCCCGAAGGGCAAGTGTTTTCCTTCAGCCTGCCCCTGCCTACGGAAACTTTTTTGCAGATGGACCTCAAGGGAGCGCTGCACCACGGGCTCATTTCCATCATTTTTACCCTGACCATGGTAGATCTTTTCGACAACATGGGCGTGCTCATCGGCCTGGCGCAAAAAGCGGGCTTTGTGCGTGAGGACGGCCATATTGAAAATCTGGACAGGGCGCTCATTACCGATTCCGTGGCCACCATGACCAGCGCCGTCATGGGCGCCACCACCGCCACCAGTTATCTGGAAAGCGCCGCCGGCGTGGCCGAAGGCGGCCGCACCGGGCTCACGGCCGTGACCATTGCCGCGCTGTTCTTTCTGGCTTTGTTCTTTACGCCTCTGGTGGGTCTGGTGCCCGCCTACGCCACGGCGCCGGTGCTGATCATCGTGGGCGCGCTCATGATGCAGGAGGTGGGGCGCATCCGCTTTGACGACTTTACCGTGGCCCTGCCCGCTTTTCTCACCATCCTGAGCATGCCGCTTACCTTCAACATCGCCACGGGCTTCGGCTTCGGTTTTGTGAGCTGGGTGGGCGTCAAACTGCTGGCCGGGCGCTTTAAAGACGTGAACCTGGTCATGCTGATCATTGCCCTGTGCTTTGTAATCAACTTCGCCCTGCGGCTTGGCTAG
- a CDS encoding 30S ribosomal protein S1, whose translation MAGLETGHDSEINFESALENYLNPDFGDLEEGSITKGEIVRVDDDTVLVDVNFKSEGQIPAAEFRDPAGNMTVKVGDKVDVYVVRKNENDGTITLSFEKAKRMQVFDQLEAVQETNKVIKGHIVRRIKGGYTVDIGGVEAFLPGSHVDLRPVPDMDALVNQEFEFRVLKINRRRSNVIVSRRVLLEEERDSKRQELLRTLAEGQIVQGKAKNITEYGVFVDLGGLDGLLHITDMSWKRIRHPKEMITIGQDLTLKVLSFDRETNKVSLGLKQLVPDPWQDISARFPEGAKCTGKVTNLVDYGAFVELEPGVEGLVHISEMSWTRKLRHPSQMVHTGDEVDVVILGVDGDKKRISLGMKQVRPNPWELVAEKYPEGTILEGVIKNITEFGMFIGIEDGIDGLIHVSDISWTKKVRHPNELYKVGDTVQAKVLTVDQENEKFTLGVKQLVDDPWGHVPNTYPVGCTVKGIVTNITDFGLFVEVEEGIEGLVHVSELSSKKVKSPAEMYKEGQEIQAKVIHVSAEERRLGLSIKQIKDEDDRRKPKEFHSGPQEAGQSLGDLLKQKFEESENNS comes from the coding sequence ATGGCAGGTTTGGAAACCGGGCACGACAGCGAAATCAATTTCGAAAGCGCCCTTGAAAACTATCTCAATCCCGATTTTGGCGACCTTGAGGAAGGCTCCATCACCAAGGGCGAGATTGTCCGCGTGGACGACGACACGGTGCTGGTGGACGTGAACTTCAAGTCCGAGGGGCAGATCCCCGCGGCAGAGTTCCGCGATCCCGCCGGCAACATGACCGTCAAGGTGGGCGACAAGGTGGACGTCTATGTGGTTCGCAAGAACGAAAACGACGGCACCATCACCCTTTCCTTTGAGAAGGCCAAGCGCATGCAGGTCTTTGACCAGCTCGAGGCCGTGCAGGAGACCAACAAGGTCATCAAAGGCCACATTGTGCGCCGCATCAAGGGCGGCTACACGGTGGATATCGGCGGGGTGGAGGCGTTTTTGCCCGGTTCGCATGTGGACCTGCGCCCGGTGCCCGATATGGACGCCCTGGTCAACCAGGAGTTCGAGTTCCGCGTGCTCAAGATCAACCGTCGCCGCAGCAACGTCATTGTTTCGCGGCGCGTGCTGCTTGAGGAAGAGCGCGACTCCAAGCGGCAGGAGCTGCTGCGCACCCTGGCCGAAGGCCAGATTGTGCAGGGCAAGGCCAAAAACATCACCGAATATGGCGTGTTTGTGGACCTGGGCGGTCTGGACGGCCTGCTGCACATCACGGACATGAGCTGGAAGCGCATCCGCCATCCCAAGGAAATGATCACCATCGGTCAGGATCTGACCCTCAAGGTGCTTTCCTTTGACCGTGAAACCAACAAAGTTTCTCTGGGCCTCAAACAGCTGGTGCCCGATCCGTGGCAGGACATCTCCGCCCGCTTCCCCGAAGGGGCCAAATGCACCGGCAAGGTCACCAATCTGGTGGACTACGGCGCTTTTGTGGAACTGGAGCCCGGCGTGGAAGGCCTGGTGCACATCTCTGAAATGTCCTGGACGCGCAAGCTGCGTCATCCTTCCCAGATGGTCCACACCGGCGACGAGGTGGACGTGGTCATTCTGGGCGTGGACGGCGACAAAAAACGCATCAGCCTCGGCATGAAGCAGGTGCGGCCCAACCCCTGGGAACTGGTGGCCGAAAAGTACCCCGAAGGCACCATCCTTGAGGGCGTCATCAAGAACATTACCGAATTCGGCATGTTCATCGGCATTGAGGACGGCATCGACGGCCTCATCCACGTTTCCGACATTTCCTGGACCAAAAAGGTGCGCCACCCCAACGAGCTGTACAAGGTGGGCGACACCGTGCAGGCCAAGGTGCTGACCGTGGATCAGGAAAACGAAAAGTTCACCCTGGGCGTCAAGCAGCTGGTGGACGACCCCTGGGGCCATGTGCCCAACACCTACCCTGTGGGCTGCACGGTCAAGGGCATTGTGACCAACATCACCGACTTCGGCCTGTTTGTGGAGGTTGAAGAAGGCATTGAAGGCTTGGTGCACGTTTCCGAGCTTTCCAGCAAAAAAGTCAAGTCGCCTGCTGAAATGTACAAGGAAGGCCAGGAAATTCAGGCCAAGGTCATCCATGTGAGCGCCGAAGAGCGCCGCCTGGGGCTTTCCATTAAGCAGATCAAGGACGAGGACGACCGTCGCAAGCCCAAGGAATTCCATTCCGGACCGCAGGAAGCGGGCCAGAGCCTGGGCGATCTGCTCAAGCAGAAGTTTGAAGAAAGCGAAAACAACAGCTAG
- the aroL gene encoding shikimate kinase AroL, whose protein sequence is MQNPPVSPILIFLVGARASGKTTVGRALARRLGLPFVDTDAAVTSAAGKTVAAIVAAKGWPAFRQQESAALRATVAKYPQGAVIATGGGMVLAVENRRFMRERGVVFYLEATAPLLVARLTSSPLASQRPSLTGKGVAAEMKQVLAHRAPLYLEAAHHRLDAALPLEHLCEAAAALLPPAAE, encoded by the coding sequence ATGCAAAACCCCCCGGTTTCGCCAATACTGATTTTTCTTGTGGGCGCGCGGGCTTCGGGCAAGACCACCGTGGGCCGCGCCCTGGCCCGGCGGCTGGGGCTGCCCTTTGTGGATACGGACGCGGCCGTCACGTCCGCCGCAGGCAAAACCGTGGCGGCAATCGTGGCTGCCAAAGGCTGGCCCGCCTTTCGGCAACAAGAAAGCGCAGCTCTGCGCGCCACGGTGGCAAAATACCCGCAGGGCGCGGTCATCGCCACGGGCGGCGGCATGGTCCTGGCAGTTGAAAACCGCCGGTTTATGCGAGAGCGGGGCGTAGTTTTTTATCTGGAGGCCACAGCCCCTCTGCTGGTCGCACGGCTGACCAGCTCCCCCCTGGCCAGCCAGCGCCCCAGCCTCACCGGCAAGGGCGTGGCCGCCGAAATGAAACAAGTGCTGGCCCACCGCGCGCCCCTCTATCTGGAGGCGGCCCACCACCGCCTGGACGCCGCCCTGCCCCTGGAACACCTCTGCGAAGCGGCCGCAGCGCTCTTGCCTCCGGCGGCGGAATAG
- a CDS encoding AMP-binding protein, with protein MDEKVRERQAQFELREWTLGQILDHTVARYPDNEAVVYADRSYRQTWREFGEMVDRFAKGLMALGVEKGEKVAVWATNVPYWVALQFATAKIGAVLITVNTNYREHELRYLLTQSECENVFLIDSLRDHDYLETFYRIAPELRFQSHDSFVCKNLPHLKRVFFLGAEKHRGMYSVPEVLALADMVDDADYLARQASLDPWDAINMQYTSGTTGFPRGVMLTHVGVGLNGYWIGKHQNFGPNDRVCLPVPLFHCFGCVLGVSACVNHGATMVILESFNALKVLAAVDSEHCTALYGVPTMFLAELEHKLFKRFDVSHLRTGIMAGSVCPEPLMRRVVEDMNMKEITICYGLTEGSPVMTQSDIHDPLPLRCETVGCAMPGIEVRVGDPQTCEELPRGQVGEILCRGYNVMKGYYNMPEATAAAISPEGWLHSGDLGVMDENGYLRVTGRIKDMIIRGGENVYPREVEEYLLSMPGVLDVQVVAVPSRKYGEEVGAFVIPRPGVDIRPEDVRDFCRGKIAWFKIPKYVEIITGFPLTASGKIQKYKLREMAAARWPEAMQEKK; from the coding sequence ATGGACGAAAAAGTGCGTGAGCGCCAGGCGCAGTTTGAGCTGCGCGAGTGGACCCTGGGGCAGATTCTGGACCACACGGTGGCGCGGTATCCGGACAATGAGGCCGTTGTCTATGCGGACCGCAGCTACCGCCAGACCTGGCGTGAATTCGGGGAAATGGTGGACCGTTTTGCCAAGGGGCTCATGGCCCTGGGCGTGGAAAAGGGCGAAAAGGTGGCGGTGTGGGCCACCAATGTGCCCTACTGGGTGGCCCTGCAGTTTGCCACAGCCAAGATCGGGGCTGTGCTCATTACAGTGAACACCAACTACCGCGAGCACGAGCTGCGCTATCTGCTTACCCAGTCCGAATGCGAGAACGTCTTTCTTATTGATAGCCTGCGCGACCACGACTATCTGGAAACCTTCTACCGCATTGCCCCGGAGCTGCGCTTTCAGTCCCACGATTCTTTTGTCTGCAAAAATCTGCCGCACCTCAAGCGGGTTTTTTTTCTGGGTGCTGAAAAGCACCGGGGCATGTATTCCGTGCCTGAGGTTCTGGCGCTGGCCGATATGGTGGACGACGCGGACTATCTGGCCCGTCAGGCCTCCCTGGACCCCTGGGACGCCATCAACATGCAGTACACTTCAGGCACCACGGGTTTTCCGCGCGGGGTCATGCTCACGCATGTGGGCGTGGGCCTCAACGGCTACTGGATAGGCAAACACCAGAATTTCGGCCCCAACGACCGCGTCTGCCTGCCCGTGCCCCTGTTCCACTGCTTTGGCTGCGTGCTGGGCGTTTCGGCCTGCGTCAACCACGGGGCCACCATGGTCATCCTGGAATCCTTCAATGCGCTCAAGGTGCTGGCCGCTGTGGACAGCGAACACTGTACGGCCCTCTATGGCGTACCCACCATGTTTCTGGCCGAACTGGAACACAAGCTCTTCAAGCGTTTTGACGTCTCTCACCTGCGCACAGGCATCATGGCCGGATCCGTCTGCCCGGAACCTCTCATGCGCCGCGTGGTGGAGGACATGAATATGAAAGAGATCACCATCTGCTACGGCCTTACGGAAGGCTCGCCGGTCATGACGCAATCGGACATCCACGACCCCCTGCCCCTGCGCTGTGAAACCGTGGGCTGCGCCATGCCCGGCATTGAGGTGCGCGTGGGCGACCCGCAAACCTGCGAGGAACTGCCCCGCGGCCAGGTGGGCGAAATCCTTTGTCGCGGCTACAATGTCATGAAGGGCTACTACAATATGCCCGAAGCCACGGCCGCCGCCATCAGCCCAGAAGGCTGGCTGCACTCCGGCGATTTGGGCGTCATGGACGAAAACGGTTATCTGCGCGTCACGGGCCGCATCAAGGATATGATCATCCGCGGCGGCGAAAACGTCTACCCGCGCGAGGTGGAAGAATACCTCCTGAGCATGCCCGGCGTGCTGGACGTGCAGGTGGTGGCCGTGCCCAGCCGTAAATACGGCGAAGAAGTGGGCGCGTTTGTCATCCCCCGTCCCGGCGTGGACATCCGCCCCGAAGATGTGCGTGATTTCTGCCGCGGCAAAATCGCCTGGTTCAAGATCCCCAAATATGTAGAAATAATTACCGGTTTTCCACTCACTGCCAGCGGCAAAATCCAGAAGTACAAGCTGCGCGAAATGGCCGCCGCGCGCTGGCCTGAAGCTATGCAGGAAAAAAAGTAG
- a CDS encoding helix-turn-helix domain-containing protein: MSPHTIGSRIRVFREEREMDLPTLAQHTGLAEAYLEKLENNAIYPCIGPLQKVARALGVRLGTFLDDQFSRDPIVSSIQNEGEADEALHTGRIPRPSYVYHALGKGKNDRNMEPFHIRIFPDGGERKTTSHEGEEFILVLKGQLLVVYGREAHMLKPGETIYYNSIVPHYVGAAGDEPVEILAVTYNP, from the coding sequence ATGTCCCCCCACACCATCGGTTCCCGCATCAGGGTTTTTCGTGAAGAACGCGAGATGGACCTGCCCACCCTGGCCCAGCATACGGGCTTGGCCGAAGCGTATCTGGAAAAGCTGGAAAACAATGCCATCTACCCTTGTATCGGTCCCCTGCAAAAGGTGGCTCGTGCTCTGGGCGTGCGTCTGGGCACCTTTTTGGACGACCAGTTCAGCCGCGACCCCATTGTGAGCAGCATCCAGAATGAAGGCGAGGCCGATGAGGCCCTGCATACCGGGCGCATTCCCCGGCCCAGTTATGTCTATCACGCCTTGGGCAAGGGCAAGAACGACCGTAATATGGAGCCCTTCCACATCCGTATTTTTCCGGACGGCGGTGAGCGCAAGACGACCTCGCACGAAGGCGAGGAATTTATTCTGGTGCTCAAGGGTCAGCTTCTGGTGGTGTACGGACGCGAAGCCCATATGCTCAAGCCCGGCGAAACCATCTACTACAATTCCATTGTGCCCCACTATGTGGGCGCGGCCGGCGACGAGCCAGTGGAGATTCTGGCCGTCACCTACAATCCCTAG
- a CDS encoding YifB family Mg chelatase-like AAA ATPase, with the protein MVVRLLSGGVEGVDAYPVELEVDCVRQGLPGFTMVGLAEAAVREAKDRVFAALRASGFRLPPARITVNLAPAWRRKNGASYDLPLAVGLLAAAGLLPAERLNGLYLAGELSLSGQIRPVSGILPLALLARTRKARGMLVPPGNGAEAAVVRGLNVFAPRDLAQCAAFLAGAESLEPLPQPPDDLPPPVCGWDYAEVKGQEAAKRALEVAAAGGHNVLLLGPPGSGKTMLAQRLPTILPPLSFEEALEVTKIYSVAGLLPPDAGLVRQRPFRAPHHTISDVALVGGGSVPRPGEVSLAHRGVLFLDELPEFHKTALEALRQPLENGTAAIARASHRVVFPAACMLVAAMNPCPCGYYGDPTHQCTCRPDQRARYRARLSGPLLDRIDVHVEAPAVAYADFRDTGSAGADSAGMRRRVLAARQRQHERYGPQGPRCNAELSGRLLERHCALDATGHALMAGAVDRLALSARACARVLRMARTIADLEGAERIAAEHLAEAVSLRVLDRGEG; encoded by the coding sequence ATGGTGGTCCGGCTGCTGAGCGGCGGCGTGGAGGGCGTGGACGCCTATCCCGTGGAGCTGGAAGTGGACTGCGTGCGCCAGGGGCTGCCGGGCTTTACCATGGTGGGCCTGGCCGAAGCCGCCGTGCGCGAAGCCAAGGACCGTGTATTTGCGGCCTTGCGCGCTTCGGGCTTTCGCCTGCCGCCGGCCCGCATCACCGTCAATCTGGCCCCGGCCTGGCGGCGCAAAAACGGCGCAAGTTATGACCTGCCCCTGGCCGTGGGGCTGCTGGCCGCTGCGGGCCTGCTGCCGGCAGAGCGCCTCAACGGCCTGTATTTGGCCGGGGAGCTTTCCCTTTCCGGACAAATCCGCCCCGTGAGCGGCATCTTGCCTCTGGCGCTGCTGGCCCGTACCCGCAAGGCGCGCGGTATGCTGGTCCCGCCGGGCAATGGCGCGGAGGCCGCCGTGGTGCGCGGGCTGAACGTCTTTGCCCCACGCGATCTGGCCCAGTGCGCCGCTTTTCTGGCCGGGGCCGAAAGTCTGGAGCCCTTGCCCCAGCCCCCCGACGACCTGCCTCCGCCGGTCTGCGGCTGGGACTACGCCGAAGTCAAGGGTCAGGAGGCCGCCAAACGGGCCCTGGAAGTGGCCGCCGCCGGTGGGCACAACGTGCTGCTGCTGGGGCCGCCCGGCAGCGGCAAGACCATGCTGGCCCAGCGCCTGCCCACCATTCTGCCGCCCCTGAGCTTTGAAGAAGCCCTGGAAGTGACCAAAATTTACAGCGTGGCCGGCTTGCTGCCCCCGGACGCCGGGCTGGTGCGTCAGCGTCCCTTCCGCGCGCCGCACCATACGATCTCAGACGTGGCCCTGGTGGGCGGCGGCAGCGTGCCCCGGCCCGGCGAAGTCAGCCTGGCTCATCGGGGCGTGCTTTTTCTGGACGAGCTGCCGGAATTTCATAAAACCGCCCTGGAAGCTCTGCGTCAGCCCCTGGAAAACGGCACGGCGGCCATTGCCCGCGCCAGCCACCGGGTGGTTTTTCCCGCGGCCTGCATGTTGGTGGCAGCCATGAACCCTTGTCCTTGCGGTTATTACGGCGACCCCACGCACCAGTGCACCTGCCGTCCGGACCAGCGGGCCCGCTACCGTGCGCGGCTTTCGGGCCCCTTGCTGGACCGCATTGACGTGCATGTGGAAGCGCCTGCCGTGGCCTACGCGGATTTTCGCGATACGGGCAGCGCCGGGGCGGACTCTGCGGGCATGCGGCGGCGCGTGTTGGCCGCGCGGCAGCGGCAGCACGAGCGCTATGGGCCTCAGGGGCCGCGCTGCAATGCCGAGCTCAGCGGCCGGTTGCTGGAGCGGCACTGCGCTTTGGACGCCACGGGGCACGCGCTTATGGCGGGTGCGGTGGATCGCCTGGCGCTTTCGGCCAGGGCCTGCGCGCGGGTGCTGCGCATGGCTCGGACCATTGCCGATCTGGAGGGCGCGGAGCGCATAGCTGCGGAGCATCTGGCCGAGGCCGTGTCCCTGCGGGTTCTGGACCGGGGAGAGGGTTAG
- the lepB gene encoding signal peptidase I codes for MATLLQSSARYKKPLWREYGEALLVALVLALFIRTFVVQAFKIPSESMLQTLLVGDHLLASKFAYGVKVPFTHTYLWRGDDPQKGDIIIFEYPNNPSVDYIKRIIGTPGDVIEVRDKQLYRNGQPVRESYVRFTQPGIVEPVRDNFGPVTVPPDKFFVMGDNRDNSLDSRFWGFVDRTAIRAKAWRIYWSWAGLDDIRWSRLGQKIQ; via the coding sequence ATGGCTACGCTGTTGCAGTCGTCCGCGCGTTACAAAAAGCCCCTGTGGCGCGAGTACGGCGAGGCCCTTCTGGTGGCCCTGGTCCTGGCCTTGTTCATCCGCACCTTTGTGGTGCAGGCTTTCAAGATTCCTTCCGAATCCATGTTGCAAACCCTGCTGGTGGGCGACCATCTGCTGGCCAGCAAGTTCGCCTACGGCGTTAAAGTTCCCTTTACCCACACCTACCTGTGGCGGGGGGACGATCCGCAAAAGGGCGACATCATTATTTTTGAATATCCCAACAACCCCAGCGTGGACTACATCAAGCGCATTATCGGCACGCCCGGCGACGTCATTGAAGTGCGCGACAAGCAGCTCTATCGCAACGGCCAGCCCGTGCGGGAAAGCTATGTCCGCTTTACCCAGCCGGGCATTGTGGAGCCCGTGCGCGATAACTTCGGCCCTGTGACCGTGCCGCCGGACAAGTTTTTTGTCATGGGCGACAACCGCGACAATTCGCTGGATTCCCGCTTCTGGGGTTTTGTGGACCGTACCGCCATCCGGGCCAAGGCCTGGCGCATCTATTGGTCCTGGGCTGGACTGGACGACATCCGCTGGAGCCGGTTGGGACAGAAAATTCAATAA
- a CDS encoding MarC family protein, whose translation MDIVADVVGTSIKIYALMTPPAVLSAFISGTRTFDRRQKAAVAAKTSTAIFCIGVTLFLFGPHLFALFGFTLDAFRIGAGVLLFLTAVSLMNDDGKEVTAGKDGDISVVPLAIPLGMGPASIGAVMVMGASAKGLEQTLVGVLSLLLAALGMFVLLRMADTVVRALHRTGIAVLSKLTGLLLAAIAAQVIFTGIRAFLG comes from the coding sequence ATGGACATCGTGGCCGACGTGGTGGGCACCAGCATCAAAATTTACGCGCTCATGACGCCGCCGGCGGTTTTGAGCGCCTTTATCAGCGGCACCCGCACCTTTGATCGCAGGCAAAAGGCCGCCGTGGCCGCCAAAACCTCCACGGCCATCTTCTGTATCGGCGTGACGCTTTTTCTGTTCGGGCCGCACCTGTTTGCGCTTTTCGGCTTTACCCTGGACGCCTTTCGCATTGGCGCGGGCGTGCTGCTTTTTCTTACCGCCGTTTCCCTTATGAACGATGACGGCAAGGAAGTGACCGCAGGCAAGGACGGCGACATCAGCGTGGTGCCCCTGGCCATTCCCCTGGGCATGGGCCCGGCCTCCATCGGTGCGGTCATGGTTATGGGCGCTTCGGCCAAGGGGCTGGAGCAGACCCTGGTAGGGGTGCTCTCCTTGCTTCTGGCCGCCTTGGGCATGTTTGTGCTGCTGCGCATGGCCGATACGGTGGTGCGCGCCCTGCACCGCACGGGCATTGCCGTGCTTTCCAAACTTACGGGCCTGCTGCTGGCGGCCATTGCCGCCCAGGTAATTTTTACGGGCATCCGCGCCTTTCTGGGCTAA